A single genomic interval of Pseudochaenichthys georgianus chromosome 3, fPseGeo1.2, whole genome shotgun sequence harbors:
- the terfa gene encoding telomeric repeat binding factor a isoform X1, whose translation MAANSLADMEAFVNHWIVDYYSVLAIELFKTKKYEDFCGIVAILDGILTRPVYSSDVTPTKIRVLHFLARINEGENLDVVFEQDPSVSPLESALKVLESMVKDCSTPLPERDFDHASASLKEMMVSLFIKNDEFDKAKEVLNKHFPKPRVGKKAIFTRLINQKSKTHEVIEHIDFQSFREEMFDYCQSLFSDVPFLLRAATRIIEEKRLRDQVAKAAGPDEQEAAGPSSAPQICSVHFTPCKHTILQRTRLEAAFKALSTCSDDKTFAQLEEEEEEEVEEEHQARNYLSLRLSPSPEQETNQDPEQDVIFQGDSGSPMEASPTDQTDVVPKAQEAEWLSKTSSVLRNKRLWTVARLVVEPDSQGSSPASQEVEETEVRTEEPPQPPAAPDKSAELSVVTVDEDSLPVRKLRRRESNICSRYFLTESELSSCRKSEPLSSDSNEEPQESPAPCKAPVRKPLSKEARILLRRVPDEVHIRDSSLDSSPELYPTHPVPQKSSTPNKDSALEKGPAHSKWKVLYTNAKESRDTWSDEETYFSGKNNKGSKNQSVNQTLACHRKMKWNEEETQMLIDGVKRFGEGNWSKIKLHFSFKERSNVSLKDRWRTMKNSKMV comes from the exons ATGGCGGCTAATAGCCTAGCTGACATGGAAGCGTTTGTAAACCACTGGATAGTCGACTACTATTCAGTCCTTGCCATAGAGCTGTTTAAAACCAAGAAATACGAGGACTTCTGCGGGATTGTAGCTATACTTGACG GTATCTTGACCCGTCCTGTTTACTCTTCCGATGTCACGCCAACAAAGATACGAGTATTGCACTTTCTCGCCCGGATAAATGAAGGGGAAAATCTTG ATGTGGTATTTGAGCAGGACCCGTCAGTATCTCCTCTGGAATCGGCCTTAAAGGTGCTGGAAAGTATGGTGAAGGACTGCAGTACACCACTGCCAGAGAGGGATTTTGATCATGCAAGCGCTTCACTTAAAGAGATG atGGTGAGCTTGTTTATCAAAAACGATGAGTTTGACAAGGCAAAGGAGGTGCTCAACAAACACTTTCCTAAACCAAGGGTGGGCAAG AAAGCTATATTCACTCGGCTGATCAATCAGAAGAGCAAAACGCATGAAGTCATCGAGCACATCGACTTCCAGAGTTTTAGGGAAGAGATGTTTGACTACTGCCAGAGTCTCTTCAGCGACGTTCCCTTTCTCCTCAGG GCTGCAACACGGATTATTGAAGAGAAAAGGCTCAGGGATCAAGTAGCGAAGGCAGCTGGGCCTGATGAGCAAGAAGCAGCAGGCCCGTCCTCTGCTCCACAAATATGCAGCGTCCATTTTACTCCATG TAAACATACAATACTCCAGAGGACCAGACTGGAGGCAGCCTTCAAAGCGTTGTCTACATGTTCAGATGACAAAACATTTGCTCAgctggaggaagaagaggaggaagaagtggAGGAAGAACACCAGGCAAGAAATTATCTTTCCCTGCGCCTCTCACCCTCTCCGGAACAGGAGACCAATCAGGACCCGGAGCAGGACGTGATATTTCAGGGAGATTCGGGCAGCCCCATGGAAGCTTCCCCAACAGACCAAACAGATGTTGTTCCTAAAGCACAGGAGGCAGAATGGCTCTCAAAGACATCCTCAGTGCTGAGAAACAAGCGCCTTTGGACTGTGGCACGACTGGTGGTGGAGCCGGACAGCCAGGGCAGCTCACCGGCTTCACAGGAAGTGGAGGAGACAGAAGTCAGAACAGAGGAGCCTCCACAGCCCCCGGCTGCACCCGATAAATCAGCAGAGCTGAGCGTGGTAACGGTTGATGAGGATAGCCTGCCTGTGCGGAAGCTACGCAGACGAGAAAGCAACATCTGCAGCAG ATATTTCTTGACTGAATCTGAACTCTCATCATGCAGAAAGTCAGAACCGTTATCATCAGACAGTAATGAGGAACCACAGGAGTCGCCCGCTCCCTGCAAAGCCCCAGTGCGGAAACCTCTATCAAAAGAGGCCAGAATTCTTCTCCGCAG GGTTCCAGATGAAGTCCATATCCGAGATTCTTCATTGGACAGCTCACCAGAACTGTACCCTACTCACCCTGTCCCTCAGAAAAGCTCTACTCCTAACAAGGACTCTGCTCTGGAAAAAGGTCCTGCACACTCAAAATG GAAAGTGCTGTACACTAACGCAAAGGAGAGTAGGGATACATGGAGCGACGAAGAGACATATTTCAGCGGCAAAAATAATAAAG GATCGAAGAATCAAAGCGTAAATCAGACACTTGCATGCCACAGAAAGATG AAGTGGAATGAAGAGGAGACGCAAATGTTAATAGATGGGGTCAAAAGATTTGGAGAAGGCAACTGGAGTAAGATAAAATTGCATTTCTCCTTCAaagaaaggtcaaatgtcagCCTGAAGGACCGATGGAGAACAATGAAGAACTCAAAAATGGTTTGA
- the nip7 gene encoding 60S ribosome subunit biogenesis protein NIP7 homolog, translating to MRPLTEEETKVMFEKLSKYIGDNIKLLVDRPDGSYCFRLHNERVYYMSEKILKLATNISRDKLVSVGTCFGKFTKSIKFRLHITALDFLAPYAKFKVWVKPGQEQSFLYGNHVLKSGLGRITENTMQYQGVVVYSMTDVPLGFGVAAKTTQECRRVDPMSIVVFHQADVGEFIRNEDTLT from the exons ATGAGGCCActtacagaagaagagacgaaaGTAATGTTTGAGAAGCTGTCAAAATA CATCGGAGACAACATTAAACTTCTAGTTGACCGACCTGACGGTTCCTACTGTTTCAGACTACACAATGAGCGTGTGTACTATATGAG TGAAAAAATTCTTAAATTGGCCACAAACATTTCCCGGGATAAGCTCGTTTCAGTGGGAACATGTTTTGGAAAGTTCACAAAGTCCATTAAATTCCGCCTGCACATCACAGCTCTGGATTTCCTGGCGCCCTATGCAAAG TTCAAGGTATGGGTGAAACCTGGACAGGAGCAGTCTTTCCTCTACGGGAACCATGTGCTGAAATCCGGGCTTGGCAGAATCACAGAGAACACGATGCAGTACCAGGGAGTCGTGGTCTACTCCATGACGGATGTGCCCCTG GGTTTTGGAGTGGCAGCCAAAACTACCCAGGAGTGTCGGCGAGTGGATCCCATGTCCATCGTAGTGTTCCACCAGGCCGACGTAGGAGAGTTCATCAGGAATGAAGACACGTTAACATAA
- the terfa gene encoding telomeric repeat binding factor a isoform X2, protein MAANSLADMEAFVNHWIVDYYSVLAIELFKTKKYEDFCGIVAILDGILTRPVYSSDVTPTKIRVLHFLARINEGENLDVVFEQDPSVSPLESALKVLESMVKDCSTPLPERDFDHASASLKEMMVSLFIKNDEFDKAKEVLNKHFPKPRVGKKAIFTRLINQKSKTHEVIEHIDFQSFREEMFDYCQSLFSDVPFLLRAATRIIEEKRLRDQVAKAAGPDEQEAAGPSSAPQICSVHFTPCKHTILQRTRLEAAFKALSTCSDDKTFAQLEEEEEEEVEEEHQARNYLSLRLSPSPEQETNQDPEQDVIFQGDSGSPMEASPTDQTDVVPKAQEAEWLSKTSSVLRNKRLWTVARLVVEPDSQGSSPASQEVEETEVRTEEPPQPPAAPDKSAELSVVTVDEDSLPVRKLRRRESNICSRKSEPLSSDSNEEPQESPAPCKAPVRKPLSKEARILLRRVPDEVHIRDSSLDSSPELYPTHPVPQKSSTPNKDSALEKGPAHSKWKVLYTNAKESRDTWSDEETYFSGKNNKGSKNQSVNQTLACHRKMKWNEEETQMLIDGVKRFGEGNWSKIKLHFSFKERSNVSLKDRWRTMKNSKMV, encoded by the exons ATGGCGGCTAATAGCCTAGCTGACATGGAAGCGTTTGTAAACCACTGGATAGTCGACTACTATTCAGTCCTTGCCATAGAGCTGTTTAAAACCAAGAAATACGAGGACTTCTGCGGGATTGTAGCTATACTTGACG GTATCTTGACCCGTCCTGTTTACTCTTCCGATGTCACGCCAACAAAGATACGAGTATTGCACTTTCTCGCCCGGATAAATGAAGGGGAAAATCTTG ATGTGGTATTTGAGCAGGACCCGTCAGTATCTCCTCTGGAATCGGCCTTAAAGGTGCTGGAAAGTATGGTGAAGGACTGCAGTACACCACTGCCAGAGAGGGATTTTGATCATGCAAGCGCTTCACTTAAAGAGATG atGGTGAGCTTGTTTATCAAAAACGATGAGTTTGACAAGGCAAAGGAGGTGCTCAACAAACACTTTCCTAAACCAAGGGTGGGCAAG AAAGCTATATTCACTCGGCTGATCAATCAGAAGAGCAAAACGCATGAAGTCATCGAGCACATCGACTTCCAGAGTTTTAGGGAAGAGATGTTTGACTACTGCCAGAGTCTCTTCAGCGACGTTCCCTTTCTCCTCAGG GCTGCAACACGGATTATTGAAGAGAAAAGGCTCAGGGATCAAGTAGCGAAGGCAGCTGGGCCTGATGAGCAAGAAGCAGCAGGCCCGTCCTCTGCTCCACAAATATGCAGCGTCCATTTTACTCCATG TAAACATACAATACTCCAGAGGACCAGACTGGAGGCAGCCTTCAAAGCGTTGTCTACATGTTCAGATGACAAAACATTTGCTCAgctggaggaagaagaggaggaagaagtggAGGAAGAACACCAGGCAAGAAATTATCTTTCCCTGCGCCTCTCACCCTCTCCGGAACAGGAGACCAATCAGGACCCGGAGCAGGACGTGATATTTCAGGGAGATTCGGGCAGCCCCATGGAAGCTTCCCCAACAGACCAAACAGATGTTGTTCCTAAAGCACAGGAGGCAGAATGGCTCTCAAAGACATCCTCAGTGCTGAGAAACAAGCGCCTTTGGACTGTGGCACGACTGGTGGTGGAGCCGGACAGCCAGGGCAGCTCACCGGCTTCACAGGAAGTGGAGGAGACAGAAGTCAGAACAGAGGAGCCTCCACAGCCCCCGGCTGCACCCGATAAATCAGCAGAGCTGAGCGTGGTAACGGTTGATGAGGATAGCCTGCCTGTGCGGAAGCTACGCAGACGAGAAAGCAACATCTGCAGCAG AAAGTCAGAACCGTTATCATCAGACAGTAATGAGGAACCACAGGAGTCGCCCGCTCCCTGCAAAGCCCCAGTGCGGAAACCTCTATCAAAAGAGGCCAGAATTCTTCTCCGCAG GGTTCCAGATGAAGTCCATATCCGAGATTCTTCATTGGACAGCTCACCAGAACTGTACCCTACTCACCCTGTCCCTCAGAAAAGCTCTACTCCTAACAAGGACTCTGCTCTGGAAAAAGGTCCTGCACACTCAAAATG GAAAGTGCTGTACACTAACGCAAAGGAGAGTAGGGATACATGGAGCGACGAAGAGACATATTTCAGCGGCAAAAATAATAAAG GATCGAAGAATCAAAGCGTAAATCAGACACTTGCATGCCACAGAAAGATG AAGTGGAATGAAGAGGAGACGCAAATGTTAATAGATGGGGTCAAAAGATTTGGAGAAGGCAACTGGAGTAAGATAAAATTGCATTTCTCCTTCAaagaaaggtcaaatgtcagCCTGAAGGACCGATGGAGAACAATGAAGAACTCAAAAATGGTTTGA